The Pithys albifrons albifrons isolate INPA30051 chromosome 6, PitAlb_v1, whole genome shotgun sequence region GCTGTGGAGGGATGGCAGGAAGGAAGCTGGGAATAGTGTGCCAAAGCCAAAGTCCAGATCTGTTCTCTGTGAAAACAGGTGAGAAGGGTCAGAGAGTGGTTGGAGACACAGGATGGTCAtggtgtgtggctgtggggGGTGTGCTgctccccccagctctgctgcgGTTCTCAGGCAGCTTTTGGATGATAAATCATCTGAGTTGGTTTTCCTCTTTCGGCCCCTCCTTCTCAGGGCAGCCCCGGAACCTCCACACTCCggctgagctcagctgggcaAATACCTGCGTGTtgaggtttatttttcaaacttttttttttttaaggggggaaaaaagcaatttccttccttctccctctgttGGGTAACTTCCGTCCTTCCCTGGAACAGCCTCTCTgtgcctgcacagccagggctcagctcagccccgGACCGAAGGCAAGACCCACCTCCTTGCTTCCACACCCTTGGGTCTGGGttgggatttttaaatttcttgaaGGCAGGATGTTCTTCCCAGTTCAGTCTTAGTGAGGAAACTGATCAGAGCCTGAGAGTTCCTGCATCTGGCTGCTGTAAGGGAGAGATTTTGGGGCCCTTTCTGCCTCCATGTCACCCTGGCTggatttccagctctgctcGGAGTCTCTCAGAGCCTCATTCCATCATTCCTTTGTTATTCCAGTGGCTGGCATTGCTGCAACTCCCTTTTGTTAGGTGCTGTTTACACGTGTCTATATCTGTAGATATCTTCAGtctataattatatatatatttatacatgacacataaatgtatatatatatcaatgAAATGAAAGCTTTGCCCCAGGATGCTAAGCTGGAGTTGCAGGAGTGAGGGGGAGCAGAgaggtgcagagctgggaaagaggGAAGCTCAGGAGCCCCAGAGTGTTTCAGTGTCATGGAACACCACCTCAGAAGAAGAGGAGGGCAGAAGAGGAAGGTGGCATCACGGAGAGGGCATCAGTATGGAAAGAGGTGGGAGGCTGAGGAGTCATGAAGCCCATGAGCCTGTGGGGTctgggggagctgcaggagacactgGGATGGGGTGAAGGGGTTGAGGGGAAGCTGGGACGGAGGAAAACCACTGGGATTGATCAGAGGGGACAGTAAAAGGGATGGAGATGGCAGGTGAGCAGCACCTTTGTGATGGACAGCGtgtgctggggaggagcagcagttTGTCCCCTCaacccctgtcctggctgtgccgCTCTGCAGGTGGCGTTGGCAGCGATGGCCGAGGGGGACCCCGCGGTGTTCACGGCCATGGCCCTGCCTGCAGACCCGCGGCTGCTGCCCACGGTGACCAACGCGTACCTGGGCACCCGCGTGTTCCGCGACATCCTCCACGTCAGCGGCGTGTACAGCGGGGCCGCGGGGGACACGCACCGTGCCGACCTCCCCAGCCCCCTCAATGTGCGCATGGCGGTGCCCGGGATGGACAACCTGGCTGAGACCTTCACTCTGAACACCCGCACAGGTGAGCTGGGAGCGAGGAAGGATGTCCCCATCCCACTTCTTCAGTGCAGACCTTCCCCTCAGGCTCCTTCCCTCTGGGTACTGGGCACCCTGTTCCAGAGGTTAAATTCTTTCTGCCCTCGTTGCCTCTTCCAAACAGTCTTCTTATTCTCTGTTTGCCTCAGGGTGTTGTTCTTCTGGAACAACTGGAAAATTCCCCTTTTGTATAGTAAGTTTCATTCATAAGCCCCTTTCACATAAAAGTAATGTAACaataaaataagttattttcAGGCTATAGTTCAATCTCTGTTGGGGACAAATCATGAAGCCTGGGAAAAAGTTTAATGGCACAAACCACCCCTCAGTAGCTTGGCCAGGGTCAGTGTCAGCAGTGCTGTCTGATCAACATCTGGACCTGGGAAAGGCCAGTAGGAACCAGTAGATAGGGAAGAGGTGGGAATCTGGGGCAGAACACCAGAACCTGGGGGTGCCAAAGGCTCTCACCGTGCTTACAGGGACCTTCAGCCACACAATTCAGTCCGCTGGTTACATGGCCACCCAGCAGCTCTATGCCCACCACTCCCTAGTCCACCTGATGGCCTTCAGCATCACCATCCGGCGCTTGGATCACTCCACACAACCCATCGCCATCCAGCTCCAGACCTCATTCGTGCCGCAGAGCCAGGACCTGGATCTGATCCCAGGACCAGACTTCCAGGGAGCACAGTGAGTGTGGGGGATGGGGGTCCCTCCCCTGAGCCCACCCCCCTATGCTGTGGCACACTCCCCACTCTCTCTTGGGAACTGAACTCCAGATGtagggctggagctgggctaGAATGGTGAGTGGTGTGGGGCTGGAATGGTGTGTGGTGTGGAGGTTTCTGCACTCCTCTTCTTCCGGGCAGGTgtataaaaaaaccctgaaattaagcatagaaacatttttattagatGCAACTCCAGAATTATCTCTTATGCTGACGTGTAAGAGCAACAAAGGCCCCAGGTGTTAGATGTGATTCCAAAGAGGTGAGACTGGGGAAGATGGGGAGTTTGGAGGAGATGACCTTTAGAAATGGATTTCTAGGACTGGAGACTATTGGTtgtggcttcacactgacagagggcaggattagatgggattttaggaagaaaattttccctatgagggtggtgaggccctggcagatgttgctcagggaagctgtggctgacccatccctggaagtgtccaatgCCATGTTGTGTGGGCCTTGAAGCAACCTGGATTGGtgggaaagtgtccctgcccatggctggggtgggaccaggtgggctttaaggtgccttccaaccttTCCCACAGCTACATCTACGGGCAGACGCTGGTTCCCGAGGTGGAGGGGGGACCCCGTCCCACAGTTCACATGCTCTggacccccatcccaccctccctgACGctggatggggaggaggaggagcgaTCCTGGGAGTTCCTGATGGCTGTGGCTGAGAGTGAGGAGGAGGCAAAGCGGAGCTACAGCGAGGGGCTGTCCCTGATGGCCGCGGGGTCCCTGTACTGCTCCCACACCTGTGCGTGGGCTGTGATGCGCCAGGGCTGCTCCGTGGAGCTGGATGgacccctggccctgcagcaggCCCTCCACGGCTGCCTTTACTACCTGCTGAGTGCCATCCCACCCCGGGACAGCCCAGGAGTCCTCTTCCATGGCATCAGCCCCGGTGGCTTGTCCAACGGTACCCGGGGTGAGGACTACTGGGGACACATCTTCTGGGACCAGGTGGGTAGGGCCCATGCTGGCTTGTGACCTGGGGACGTGGCACAGTGGCTGGGATGGAGAAGATGCCATCCTTCCATTGGGGTGGAAAGGACTATCCTTTAATAGGGATGGAGAAGACTCCATCCCTCCAGTGGGATGGAATAGTCTCCATTCTTCCATTGAGGGGTGAAGCTGGCAGGAGTCTCCAGGTGCCTCACCAGCCAATCCCACCACCTTGCCTTGCAGGACACCTGGATTTTCCCAAACATCCTGGTGTTTTATCCTAAAGCTGCCCGAGCCATCCTGGAGTACCGGATCCGCATGCTGGAAGGAGCCATGTGCAACGCACAGGAACAAGGCTACAAGGTGGGGCAGAGACACTGGACTGAGGGGATGGCACCAGCCCCTGTCCCCATGAGGACACTGGACTTTATCCCGGGTTTTATCCTGTGGCTGTTTCagtggaggggctggggagagcagctcaAGGTGATGTGCTCAGAGTTGTCTTCTGGTAGGGTGCAAAATTCCCATGGGAGAGTGCAGCCACTGGCCGGGAAGTCTGCCCTGAGGAGATCTATGGAGCCCAAGAAATCCACATCACTGGGGACGTCCTGATGGCCTTTGAGCAGTATTACTGCACCACACAGGTAAAGGGAATTTGTACCACCTGATGGCCTGGTGGCAGGGCCCACAGGACACCTGGTGACTGTCACTGTCCTCTCTCAGAGGAGTTCTGCTCTGTCTGCTCTGCAGGttccctccctcagccctgcctgctctgtccTTGCTCCTGTGGGCATCCTAGTATCCTGTTGGCTCAATCCAGGCCAGTTTTCTGACTTTTTATCCtgctccctccatctcctcagAGCTTCTGTCCATCCTCCTGCTGACTTTGGGTCTGGCAGAGTCTTCCTTGTGCCTGTCTTTGGCTTTGGCTCCCCCAGGACCAGAAGCTGTTCCAGGAGGATGggggctgggagctggtggAAGCCGTGGCTCAGTACTGGTGCAGCAGGATGGTGTGGAGTGAGGATGAGCAGCTCTACCACATCAGAGGTACCTGTGCCATGGGAAGGCAGTGAAAAGCAGAGATTTGGAgccacctggtctagtggaaggtgaccctgcccatggcaggccatggaactggatgagctttaaggtccctcccaacccaaaccatcctggtATTCCATGAGTTGAAAGTCCCCTTGCTTATGAAGTGAAGGTACCTCACTATGAGGAACCTACACCCACCAGCCAAAATTGTAAACCTGGTTTTTCATCCTTCACCACCAGCACCATGGATGTTCTTTAGTGAGCATCCCACTGAGACTGTGTGGGATCCTGCCAGAGGCAGCACCTCTgcatgggcaggcaggagggtcCCTTTCCTCCAGTCATGTTCTTGAGGAGGGACCTGGGACCCCCGTCTGTGCTAAGGTGCAcagtgtcccctcctgtccccccagGTGTCATGCCCCCCGATGAGTATCACTGCCAGGTCGATAACTCTGCCTACACCAACGCCGTGGCGCGGCGCAGGTAATGCGTGGAATGTCTCCTGGCTCTCTTCTCTTACActctgcagggactgggggcaGTGGGGCTCTCGAGGGGAtgcttcttccctctccctcacaCCCCTCTCCCTGTTACCCCTCCGAAGTGAGAGGAGGAAGTAGGTGGTGCCACGGCCACTCCTCCAAACGTTCAGGTGCCCACGTGAGGCTGAGAGGCATCTCCCTTTACAGCTGGGCTTCTCTCTCTGTATTCCATGAGATGTTTGTGCAATTAGCAGTGGGAGACACCCACAGCTGGAGGAATGGACTCCTGACTCTCGTATGAAAGCTATTACCCTTGGCTCAATCTCTGAACCCTGTTCTTCCACAGCAGCTTCTTCTGCAGTTTAGTCATATCCTTctgtcccctctctcctctcatTTTCACCCATCCCTGACATAAAACTTtgttcctccttttttccagctTAAACTTTGCTGCTGAAGTCGCTCggcacctgctgctcccagtgccagaggaGTGGGAGGACTGTGCCAGCAAACTCAAAGTGCCCTTTgatgcagagagaaaatatcACCCTGAGTACGATGGCTACAGCCCAGGTGAGTGGGGAGGCAGTGGCAGCCCTTGGAGGCAGCCCTGGATCACACTTTTAATCCTGGAAGGAACAGGACTCTGGCTGGTTCA contains the following coding sequences:
- the PGGHG gene encoding protein-glucosylgalactosylhydroxylysine glucosidase codes for the protein MAEGDPAVFTAMALPADPRLLPTVTNAYLGTRVFRDILHVSGVYSGAAGDTHRADLPSPLNVRMAVPGMDNLAETFTLNTRTGTFSHTIQSAGYMATQQLYAHHSLVHLMAFSITIRRLDHSTQPIAIQLQTSFVPQSQDLDLIPGPDFQGAHYIYGQTLVPEVEGGPRPTVHMLWTPIPPSLTLDGEEEERSWEFLMAVAESEEEAKRSYSEGLSLMAAGSLYCSHTCAWAVMRQGCSVELDGPLALQQALHGCLYYLLSAIPPRDSPGVLFHGISPGGLSNGTRGEDYWGHIFWDQDTWIFPNILVFYPKAARAILEYRIRMLEGAMCNAQEQGYKGAKFPWESAATGREVCPEEIYGAQEIHITGDVLMAFEQYYCTTQDQKLFQEDGGWELVEAVAQYWCSRMVWSEDEQLYHIRGVMPPDEYHCQVDNSAYTNAVARRSLNFAAEVARHLLLPVPEEWEDCASKLKVPFDAERKYHPEYDGYSPGEPVKQADVVLLGFPLMHPMSAEVRRNDLEMYEPVTDLAGPAMTWSMFAVGWLELKEVQRAQSQLLKCFNNITEPFKVWSENSDGSGAVNFLTGMGGFLQAILFGYTGFRIMRSSLHFNPAFPRDITKLKVSSISYLGNKLDFTITREETRIEVTGTSQDPPASPLEAVLESGQCFPLWEGQSVSFPTEPGWIQRSPTRTN